A genomic stretch from Falco naumanni isolate bFalNau1 chromosome 4, bFalNau1.pat, whole genome shotgun sequence includes:
- the MKRN2OS gene encoding MKRN2 opposite strand protein isoform X2: MFGLLQQWDKLLEEFSVGETWLPHRYEEHNHNCYTYALAFINSILTAQGKRQMSKSEFTEKFVIPQTKKAAKYITLHQELTANDFYIVPLPDQEKQC; this comes from the exons ATGTTTGGGCTTCTTCAGCAGTGGGATAAGCTCCTAGAGGAATTTTCTGTGGGAGAGACCTGGCTTCCTCACAG GTATGAAGAACACAACCACAACTGCTACACATACGCACTGGCATTCATTAACAGCATACTGACTGCACAAGGAAAACGGCAAATGAGTAAAAGTGAATTTACAGAGAAATTTGTGATCCCACAGACAAAGAAAGCTGCTAAATACATAACTCTGCATCAGGAGCTAACAGCTAATGATTTCTACATTGTACCCCTTCCTGATCaagaaaagcagtgctga